Proteins from one Clostridium cellulovorans 743B genomic window:
- a CDS encoding EAL domain-containing protein translates to MNREIDIEKVLKHAIIDVKFQPVVSVARKSVIGLKGISFGATLDGNFIPLDTLLTTARNADLEINLDRLIREKIFKEYNKVCTGDDKLLFLSINMAIIEQFVGSGLIQDVVNKYNINPQNVVLEIFENNIDDVEVLKEFITTYRSKGFLVSLTIGSGFANLDKLSNVEPDIIKISEAITKNIEVDFYKQEVFKSLVNLSKKLSAIVVAEGINLEAQSILATELGTDILQGDYFGEFTAISPKFLKACADKVEFTSSQYKKYKSEQITYEQSTHKACDDLLTSIIYELSTIDISSYDDKLQEAIDKHTDFECLYVLDNEGKQITSTVTRFKNMLAQNALVYKPAKKGTDHSLKKYYYFLNNLKLEKYVTEPYISLASGNLCITISEKFIGMDNKTYIICIDFNPNYITL, encoded by the coding sequence ATGAACAGAGAAATAGATATCGAAAAAGTGTTGAAACATGCCATAATAGATGTAAAATTTCAACCAGTTGTATCAGTAGCAAGAAAATCTGTTATCGGCTTAAAAGGTATTAGCTTTGGTGCAACTTTGGATGGAAATTTTATTCCCCTAGATACACTTCTTACAACTGCTAGAAATGCTGATTTAGAAATAAATTTGGACAGACTGATAAGAGAAAAAATCTTTAAGGAATATAATAAGGTATGTACTGGCGACGATAAATTATTATTTTTAAGCATAAACATGGCAATAATCGAACAATTTGTAGGCTCAGGCTTAATACAAGATGTAGTTAATAAATATAATATAAATCCTCAAAACGTAGTCCTTGAAATCTTTGAAAACAATATTGATGATGTAGAAGTCTTAAAAGAATTTATAACTACGTATAGAAGTAAAGGCTTCCTAGTTTCTTTAACTATAGGCTCTGGCTTTGCTAATTTAGATAAACTCTCCAACGTTGAGCCAGATATAATTAAAATCAGTGAAGCTATAACTAAAAATATTGAAGTAGATTTCTACAAGCAAGAAGTATTCAAATCACTTGTTAACTTATCTAAAAAATTAAGTGCTATAGTAGTTGCTGAAGGAATAAATCTAGAGGCTCAATCAATACTTGCAACGGAACTTGGAACTGATATCCTTCAAGGAGATTACTTTGGAGAATTTACAGCAATCAGCCCAAAATTCTTAAAAGCTTGTGCAGATAAGGTGGAATTTACATCTTCTCAATATAAAAAATACAAATCTGAACAAATAACTTATGAACAATCAACTCACAAAGCTTGCGACGACTTATTAACAAGTATCATATATGAACTTTCAACAATAGATATATCTTCATATGACGATAAGCTTCAGGAAGCTATTGATAAGCATACTGACTTTGAATGTTTATATGTTTTAGATAACGAAGGTAAACAAATAACATCCACAGTGACAAGATTTAAAAACATGCTTGCTCAAAATGCATTAGTTTATAAACCAGCTAAAAAAGGTACGGATCATTCATTAAAGAAGTATTACTACTTCCTTAACAATCTTAAGCTAGAGAAATATGTTACAGAACCATATATATCTTTAGCCAGCGGTAACTTATGCATCACTATCTCAGAAAAATTTATAGGTATGGACAACAAAACCTACATCATTTGCATAGATTTCAATCCAAACTATATAACGCTATAA
- a CDS encoding helix-turn-helix domain-containing protein has product MRIGEVIRNYRKKENLTQEQVANYLNITAPAVNKWESGMSYPDITLLAPLARVLKIDVNTLVAFDDELTDAEVKILTKGIGETASKEGFNKAFEKASDLIKQYLSCDELMYSISTVLRIYLLNPEIEEKDKYERKIIAWLELVAASSKEKTASMAKLDLAALYRERKEYEKAQELLDKIPELGLDTYKKIQQALLFESCKKIDEAYGVYEEILFSHAHEALGALAFIIELLLKENKLSEVEEYTERSKKLVEAFDLGSYRKFALDLSLAKEKQDKEKAIETIINMINEADSMDNGMKSKLYRHKKWIVTNSWSKEKYEILVKEALKKDKTLDFVKDDARIKFLLE; this is encoded by the coding sequence ATGAGAATAGGTGAGGTTATTAGAAATTATAGAAAAAAGGAAAATCTTACACAAGAACAAGTTGCTAATTATTTAAATATAACTGCACCAGCAGTGAATAAGTGGGAGAGTGGAATGTCATATCCAGATATAACACTGTTAGCACCACTTGCACGTGTTTTAAAAATCGATGTTAATACTTTAGTAGCATTTGATGACGAACTAACGGATGCAGAAGTAAAAATTCTTACAAAAGGCATAGGCGAAACGGCATCAAAAGAAGGCTTCAATAAGGCTTTTGAGAAAGCTAGTGATTTGATTAAACAATATCTAAGCTGTGATGAGTTAATGTATAGTATATCAACAGTATTAAGAATATATTTGTTGAATCCTGAAATTGAGGAAAAAGATAAATATGAAAGAAAAATTATTGCTTGGCTAGAACTTGTAGCAGCAAGTAGTAAAGAAAAGACAGCTTCTATGGCAAAATTAGACTTAGCAGCACTATATAGAGAACGGAAAGAATATGAAAAAGCTCAAGAACTATTAGATAAAATTCCAGAACTAGGTCTGGATACTTATAAAAAAATTCAACAGGCATTATTATTTGAAAGCTGTAAAAAAATTGATGAAGCTTACGGTGTTTATGAAGAAATATTATTTAGTCATGCTCATGAAGCTTTGGGAGCTTTAGCTTTTATAATAGAGTTGTTATTAAAAGAAAATAAACTTAGTGAAGTAGAAGAATATACAGAGCGTTCTAAAAAGCTGGTTGAAGCCTTTGATTTAGGGTCATACCGTAAATTTGCATTAGATTTATCTTTGGCAAAAGAAAAACAGGACAAAGAAAAAGCTATAGAGACAATTATAAATATGATCAATGAAGCAGACAGCATGGATAATGGAATGAAGTCGAAATTGTATAGGCATAAAAAATGGATTGTAACCAATAGTTGGAGCAAGGAAAAGTATGAAATCTTAGTAAAAGAAGCATTAAAAAAAGATAAAACTCTTGATTTTGTCAAAGATGATGCTAGAATAAAATTTCTGCTGGAATAG
- a CDS encoding pyridoxamine 5'-phosphate oxidase family protein, with protein MRDKVKTIGGLIDKVSVSLIGSVDDEGFPNIKAMLPPRMRQGIKYIYFSTNTSSMRVSQYINNPKACVYFYDKRFFRGVMLKGTMEVLQDAYSKQLIWRDGDELYYPEGVTDQDYCVLKFTTQSGRFYSKFKSEDFEVED; from the coding sequence ATGAGGGATAAAGTTAAAACTATTGGAGGATTAATTGATAAGGTAAGTGTTTCGCTTATAGGTTCTGTTGATGATGAAGGTTTTCCAAATATCAAAGCCATGCTTCCACCAAGAATGCGACAGGGAATAAAATATATATACTTTTCCACAAACACTTCGTCAATGAGAGTTAGCCAATACATAAATAATCCCAAAGCATGTGTATATTTTTATGATAAAAGATTTTTTAGAGGCGTGATGTTAAAAGGCACAATGGAAGTTTTACAAGATGCTTATTCAAAGCAACTAATATGGCGTGATGGAGATGAACTGTATTATCCTGAAGGTGTCACTGACCAAGATTATTGTGTTCTTAAGTTTACAACACAAAGCGGAAGATTTTATAGTAAATTTAAATCTGAGGATTTTGAAGTTGAAGATTAG
- a CDS encoding MBL fold metallo-hydrolase codes for MKVENGIYMLEISANIMERESVIYPTVIWDKDSLLLIDTGFPGQFQEISNVFEKEGIPFNKLEAIILTHQDIDHIGSCASILKEISGEVEVLAHEEEKEYINGEKTPIKLAQLREKLDYLPDNLKMFYEKLKIGFEASRVDVDKTLVDGQELPYCGGITVVYTPGHTPGHICLYFQQWKLLIAGDILNVEDGILNKTKEDINFNNELNIKSIEKLMKYDIETVICYHGGLYKGDVKKRLGELVKGL; via the coding sequence ATGAAGGTTGAAAATGGAATCTATATGCTTGAAATATCGGCAAATATAATGGAAAGGGAGAGTGTCATTTATCCAACAGTAATCTGGGATAAAGATTCACTGCTTTTGATTGATACTGGATTTCCAGGTCAATTTCAGGAAATTAGTAACGTCTTTGAAAAAGAAGGTATACCTTTTAATAAACTAGAGGCGATAATTCTAACACATCAGGATATCGACCACATAGGAAGTTGTGCTAGTATATTAAAAGAAATATCTGGTGAGGTGGAGGTTCTTGCTCATGAGGAAGAAAAAGAATATATAAATGGTGAAAAGACACCTATTAAACTTGCTCAGCTAAGAGAGAAGCTTGATTATTTGCCTGATAACTTAAAGATGTTTTATGAAAAACTAAAAATAGGATTTGAGGCTAGCAGAGTAGATGTAGATAAAACCTTGGTTGATGGACAAGAGCTACCTTATTGTGGAGGAATCACTGTTGTTTACACCCCTGGTCATACTCCAGGACATATTTGCTTATATTTTCAGCAATGGAAGCTACTAATCGCTGGAGATATTCTAAATGTTGAAGATGGGATACTTAATAAAACAAAAGAAGATATCAATTTTAATAATGAACTCAATATAAAATCTATAGAAAAACTTATGAAATATGATATCGAAACAGTAATTTGCTATCATGGTGGGCTATATAAGGGTGATGTGAAGAAGCGTCTAGGAGAATTGGTTAAGGGTTTATAA
- a CDS encoding flavodoxin family protein, whose translation MENKKVSIIYYSKMGNTKKMVDIIANGLRSVKDIEVGVFSVDSVDEDFLRESKTVIFGTPTYYGNTCWQIKKWFDESKNISLEGKLGATFATCDYVQGGASTAMLTIINHMMVKGMLVYSGGSALGQPFLHFGPVALKGRMEEVREEFFIYGRRIGNKTVELF comes from the coding sequence ATGGAGAATAAGAAGGTTTCTATCATATACTATAGTAAAATGGGGAATACTAAAAAGATGGTAGACATTATAGCTAATGGATTAAGATCTGTAAAAGATATAGAAGTAGGTGTCTTTAGCGTTGATTCTGTTGATGAAGATTTTCTAAGAGAAAGTAAAACCGTTATCTTTGGCACGCCTACATATTATGGAAATACTTGTTGGCAAATTAAAAAATGGTTTGATGAATCCAAAAACATATCATTAGAAGGAAAGTTAGGGGCAACTTTTGCAACTTGTGATTATGTTCAAGGTGGAGCTAGTACGGCTATGCTCACTATCATAAATCATATGATGGTAAAAGGAATGCTTGTTTATTCAGGAGGATCTGCACTTGGACAACCTTTCCTGCATTTTGGACCTGTGGCATTAAAGGGAAGAATGGAAGAGGTAAGAGAAGAATTCTTTATCTATGGAAGACGTATTGGTAATAAAACTGTAGAATTGTTTTAA
- a CDS encoding DUF1659 domain-containing protein yields MINKIINSTSLILEVENGTDSKGATIYKKKTFSGIKTNATVDDVFAVAEAIKSILSKTTKGYYLNESSKLLNN; encoded by the coding sequence ATGATAAATAAAATAATTAATTCAACATCCCTTATCCTAGAAGTTGAAAATGGTACTGACAGTAAAGGAGCTACAATTTATAAGAAAAAAACTTTTTCTGGTATAAAGACAAATGCTACAGTTGACGATGTCTTTGCTGTAGCTGAAGCAATCAAATCAATTTTATCCAAAACAACTAAAGGTTATTACTTAAATGAAAGTTCAAAATTACTTAATAACTAA
- a CDS encoding DUF2922 domain-containing protein, with the protein MEFSLIMTFLTASGEKINMTISDVKPNLAEPEISSLMDVIIAKNIFLNNGNTLTGKAGAQIAQKQTTKIALQ; encoded by the coding sequence ATGGAGTTCTCACTAATCATGACTTTTTTAACAGCTTCAGGAGAAAAAATTAATATGACTATCTCAGATGTAAAACCTAATTTAGCTGAACCTGAAATTTCATCCTTAATGGACGTAATAATTGCTAAGAATATTTTCTTAAACAACGGTAACACACTAACTGGTAAAGCTGGTGCTCAAATCGCTCAAAAACAAACCACTAAAATAGCCCTTCAATAA
- a CDS encoding OmpA/MotB family protein → MKARSRRHRANYEPQSYWESFVDIMTSTALVFFFILILALGYLTVFVEDTAEERADLYVNIESALSQQQANPEVIDFDKSEGRIIIKTESFFDLGQFTLKEEGINTANMLNEVFSKLLKDKNIENAIQYIEVVGHTDYIGNTIDNRELSTQRAVSFLNAMMPMDSELENTYGYKFKASGMSEFETNATKQLRDRGQDQYNEEATEKDRKIEVRIIFKDDNINNAVKEKVKKGIN, encoded by the coding sequence ATGAAGGCAAGAAGTCGGAGACATAGAGCCAATTATGAACCACAATCTTATTGGGAATCCTTTGTAGATATTATGACCTCAACAGCCTTGGTTTTCTTCTTCATTTTAATCCTTGCCTTGGGATATCTTACAGTGTTTGTAGAGGATACTGCTGAGGAAAGAGCAGATTTGTATGTAAATATAGAAAGCGCTCTAAGTCAACAGCAAGCAAATCCTGAGGTGATAGATTTTGATAAAAGTGAAGGTCGTATAATCATAAAAACTGAGAGTTTCTTTGATTTAGGTCAGTTTACTTTAAAAGAAGAGGGAATTAATACAGCTAATATGCTTAATGAAGTGTTTTCTAAATTATTAAAAGACAAAAATATAGAGAATGCTATTCAATACATTGAGGTAGTTGGACATACAGATTATATAGGGAACACTATTGATAATAGAGAGTTATCTACACAAAGAGCAGTAAGCTTTTTAAATGCTATGATGCCTATGGACAGTGAATTGGAGAATACCTATGGTTATAAATTTAAAGCTTCAGGTATGTCTGAATTTGAAACTAATGCCACTAAGCAGTTGCGAGATAGAGGACAAGATCAATACAATGAAGAAGCAACTGAAAAAGATAGAAAAATTGAAGTTAGAATAATTTTCAAGGATGACAATATAAATAATGCTGTTAAAGAAAAAGTGAAGAAAGGGATTAATTAG